The proteins below are encoded in one region of Pangasianodon hypophthalmus isolate fPanHyp1 chromosome 6, fPanHyp1.pri, whole genome shotgun sequence:
- the LOC113526836 gene encoding ribonuclease P protein subunit p25-like protein — protein sequence MDLSTAHDEHLSFPGETTTAHHTSAPPALPSHSPVLKQGLAAGFKRVCRTEEDSPCPFPGLLPGVLEMRVKEGSKIRNLMGFAMARMQCEEGNSKQVGLRQVVFTGSGRAVTKTITCVEIMKRKVGGLHQLTKLRYKGVREVWESQEGGSAKMTVHRTVPSISILLSKDPLNPLEPGYQPPEMQSTLWEERQDSDAVCSDAGKRQFDYTVIPSETQSKRFCPQGGISIN from the coding sequence ATGGATCTGAGCACCGCGCATGATGAGCATCTATCCTTCCCGGGTGAGACAACTACTGCTCACCACACCTCTGCACCTCCTGCCCTGCCCTCCCACAGCCCAGTCCTGAAGCAGGGTCTTGCGGCTGGCTTTAAGAGAGTGTGTCGGACAGAGGAGGATAGCCCGTGCCCGTTTCCAGGGCTGCTCCCAGGCGTGTTGGAGATGCGAGTGAAAGAAGGAAGCAAGATCCGCAACCTGATGGGCTTCGCAATGGCACGGATGCAGTGCGAAGAAGGAAACAGCAAACAGGTCGGCCTGAGGCAGGTGGTGTTCACCGGTTCGGGCCGAGCAGTCACCAAAACCATCACCTGTGTCGAGATAATGAAGAGGAAAGTGGGTGGACTCCACCAGCTGACTAAACTGCGCTATAAAGGTGTTCGGGAGGTGTGGGAGAGTCAGGAAGGAGGCAGTGCCAAAATGACCGTCCACAGGACTGTGCCATCTATCAGTATCCTTCTCTCCAAGGACCCTTTGAACCCCCTTGAGCCAGGATATCAGCCCCCTGAGATGCAGAGCACTCTCTGGGAAGAAAGACAAGAtagtgatgcagtgtgtagtgatGCAGGAAAAAGGCAATTTGACTACACTGTCATACCAAGTGAAACACAGTCAAAAAGATTCTGTCCTCAAGGTGGAATCTCTATAAATTAA
- the LOC113526324 gene encoding cytochrome c oxidase subunit 5A, mitochondrial, whose product MFSAVIRVSAAGIRSLARTGPQCTAPLASRCYSHAKAETDEEFDARWVTYFSKPNLDDWELRKGVNTLIGYDLVPEPKILDSALRACRRLNDLASAVRILEAVKDKSGPHKEIYPYVIQELRPTLVELGISTPEELGIDKA is encoded by the exons ATGTTTTCTGCCGTTATTCGTGTTTCTGCAGCCGGCATCAGGAGTTTAGCACGAACAGGTCCTCAGTGTACGG CTCCCTTGGCCTCCCGATGCTACTCTCATGCCAAAGCAGAGACAGATGAGGAGTTTGACGCTCGCTGGGTCACTTACTTTAGCAAGCCCAACCTTGATGACTGGGAACTTAGAAAAG GTGTGAACACTCTGATCGGCTATGACCTGGTCCCTGAACCTAAGATCCTCGACTCTGCACTGAGAGCCTGCAGAAGGCTGAATGACTTGGCCAGTGCAGTCCGCATTTTAGAGGCAGTAAAG GATAAGTCTGGACCACATAAAGAGATCTATCCATATGTGATTCAAGAGCTTCGCCCCACCCTTGTGGAGCTGGGCATCTCAACCCCAGAGGAACTGGGCATCGATAAAGCTTAA